In Thermithiobacillus tepidarius DSM 3134, the genomic window TTTCTGCAGGCCTGGGAGAGCGGCCGCATCAAGCACGTGCCGGTCACCACGCTCAATCTGGCGGTGAATTTCCGCTCCGAATGCAGTCTGGTGGACTGGTGCAACGCCGTGTTCCGGGAAGCTTTTCCGGATGCCCACGATCTGGAGCGGGGCGCCGCGGCCCATTTCGAGAGCGAAGCGCATCGCGGCGACAGCCATGACGCGCACGTGACGCTGCACTATTGGTCGGCGCCGGATCCCGTGGACGAGGCGCGGGTGGTGGCGGCGGAGGTGCAGACCGCCTTGGCCGAATCCGCCGGCAAGGTGGCCATTCTGGTGGCCAGCCGCAGCCATGCCCAGCCCATCATGGCCGCCCTGCGCGATGTCGGCGTGCCGTACCGGGCGCAGGACATGGATCCGCTGCTGAGCCGGCCGGTGGTAGGCGACCTGCTGGCGCTCACGCGCGCCCTGCTGCACCCGGCCGACCGCCTGCACATGCTGGCGGTACTGCGCAGCCCTATGGTGGGCCTGTCCCTGGCGGATCTGCTGGCCCTGACCGAGCACGAATCGCTGGAGACGGAACAGGGCCGCCCGCCCGCCGTGATCGAGCGCCTGCTGGAGGATGCCGGGCCTTTGAGCGCGGATGGCCAGCTTTGCCTGCAGCGCTTCCTGCCCGTATGGCGGGCGGCGCTGGCGCGCCTGGGACGCAGCCCCGTGGAGAGGTTGGTGCGCTCCCTCTGGCTCAGCCTGGGTGGACCTTTGTGCACCGACGCCACCGGCTGGCAGGACGCGGAGCGCTTTTTCGCCCAGCTGGCACGCCTGGAAGGGGAGCAGCGCCTGACCCTGGAAAACCTGGACCAGGCGCTGGAGCGGCTCTATGCGGCGGCGAACGCCGATCCGGCGCTGCGGGTCGAGATCATGACCATGCACAAGGCCAAGGGCCTGCAGTTCAATACCGTGATCCTGCCACAGCTCAGCCGCAAGCGCGGCCAGGACGACCTGCCGTTGCTGCTGCTGGAGGAGATGCTCGACGGCAGCATTCTCATCGCGCCGCGTCCGGCGCGCGGGCGCAGCCACGAGGACGACCGGTTTTACCAATGGTTGCTGCGCCGGGAGCGCCAGCGTCTGCACGAGGAGCGCAAGCGCCTCTTCTACGTGGCCGTCACCCGTGCCGAGCGCAAGCTCGTGCTGTGCGGCGTGGCGGCGGACAAGAACGGGGTGCCGGAGCCGCAAGGCGAACTCTTCAAATACGTCTGGTGCGACGACCTGCCCATGCGGCGCATCGGCCATGCGGCGGGCGGCGGGGCCATGGCGGGCGCCGGCCAGCCGCAGCGGGTCCGGCCGGACTGGCAGCGGCCGCCGCTGCCCGAGACCTTGCCGGTGTCATGGAAGCGGGCGGTGGGGGAGGAGGATTGAGCGGGGGAAGTGGGGCTGAGTTGGGCTCAGCTCAACAGGTCTTGGGGTGTCCGCGGCTGGGCCAAAGGCCGTAGGAGCCAACTCGCTCCTACCCTCCCGTGAGCCCGCGCGGTCCAGCGCGTTGCCGGGGCAGCGCTGGCGCAGTGGCCAGGCGGGTGCCTCAGCCTTCGGCGCTCAGGCCCTTTGCCGCTCCTTCCTCCAAAGCCCTGCCGCCGTCGAAGCGCAGCACCCGGTCAGCCAGGCGGACGGTGCGTGGGCGGTGGGCGATGATGAAGATGCTCTTCTGGCCGTGCAGGGCGGCGATGGTCTGGGCGATCTTTTCCTCGCTGTCGGCGTCCAGGGCGCTGGTGGCCTCGTCCAGCACCAGCACGGGTGCGTCGCGGTACAGGGCGCGGGCGATGGCGAGGCGCTGCTTCTGGCCGCCTGACAGGCTGCCGCCGCGCGGTCCGACCGGCGCCTCCAAGCCGCCGAGGGGTTCCAGGAATTCCCAGGCATGCGCCTGCTCCGCCGCCCGGCGGGCCCGCTCGCGGTCGGGCGCGGCATCGCCGTAGGCGATATTGAAGAGGGCGCTGCCCTCGAAAAGCACCGGGTCCTGGCCCACGAAGGCGAAGAGCTGCCGGTAGCGGGGCAGGGTGGCGGGATCGAGCGTGGCCCGGCCCAGGCGGATATGGCCGCTGCTGGGCGGCACCAGGCCGAGCAGCACGCGGGCGAAGCTGGTCTTGCCGCTGCCCGAAGCGCCGGTGATGGCCACCGTCTCGCCCGGCATGAAGCTCAGGTTCAGATCGACGAGACTCCATTCCGCCGCGCCAGGGTAGCGCAGGGACAAGTGCTCGCAATGCCAGTCCTGCCACTGGAGCGCCGGACCGCCGGACGCGAGCGCTTCCGCCGGCTGGTCGATCCAGGCGAAGAGGCGGTCGGCGGCGCTCAGGCCCTGCTGCAGTTGGTTGTTGGCGGCGGAGAGACGGCGCAGGGGCTCGTAGACCATGATGAGCGCGGTCAGAAAGCTGAAGAAGGCGCCGGTGCTCATCTCGCCCTGGATGACCGAGCGCCCGCCCAGGAAGATGATGATGGCGATGCCGAGAGCGCCCACGAACTCCATGAAGGGCAGGGTCGCCTTCTGCACCCGCCAGATGTGCATCATGGTGGTGAAGTAGCGCTGGGCATGTCCAGCGAAGCGCCGCTGCTCGAAATCCTCCACGCGGTGGACCT contains:
- a CDS encoding ABC transporter ATP-binding protein, translating into MNPFRSPVFRRLLGYLRPYRGRLVLAVLLMAVSGGFAALGAYMIKPVLDQIFIARDARMLVYLPLGVLGIYLVKGLADYAQNMIMAGIEERILLQLKEALYSHTLRLPLETHLRVKRGEVLSRMSLDLTLLQSGLSVLASFFLSGFTIIALMGVVLYQNWQLALVSFLTLPLALYPLIRFGESLRRRGGSQQQHMGQLLDHFAQTLDGIEVIKVHRVEDFEQRRFAGHAQRYFTTMMHIWRVQKATLPFMEFVGALGIAIIIFLGGRSVIQGEMSTGAFFSFLTALIMVYEPLRRLSAANNQLQQGLSAADRLFAWIDQPAEALASGGPALQWQDWHCEHLSLRYPGAAEWSLVDLNLSFMPGETVAITGASGSGKTSFARVLLGLVPPSSGHIRLGRATLDPATLPRYRQLFAFVGQDPVLFEGSALFNIAYGDAAPDRERARRAAEQAHAWEFLEPLGGLEAPVGPRGGSLSGGQKQRLAIARALYRDAPVLVLDEATSALDADSEEKIAQTIAALHGQKSIFIIAHRPRTVRLADRVLRFDGGRALEEGAAKGLSAEG
- a CDS encoding UvrD-helicase domain-containing protein yields the protein MIADQTTRSEVLDCSRSFLVQAPAGSGKTSLLIQRFLALLARVERPEQVLAMTFTRKAAGEMRERIIQALRSAAGAPPAEAHALVTHRLGQTVLQRDAQLGWRLLDNPGRLNVMTIDSFCSTITRAMPLLAQFGAQPETIDDAAPLYTQAAQATLALAADDPDLQKALYVLLLQVDGRRDALEQVIAVMLARREQWQDWVVAGAARTADLRLLLEAGLSAAVERALAPLRQRLDGRLLDTLVQVAACSREQLLARDKTCPWEAVCTTGPHALAYWQAAAELLLTSQGTWRKQIGEAMGLPAKSPGQLALKALIAGLADDPALAERLHACRSLPPPQLAESTWEVLEAMLQILRLSLGQLWLVFQQARQIDYTGVALAAVQALGTAEEPSERLLALDAQIQHLLVDEFQDTSILQGNLLGLLTAGWQPGDGRTLFAVGDPMQSIYRFRKAELNLFLQAWESGRIKHVPVTTLNLAVNFRSECSLVDWCNAVFREAFPDAHDLERGAAAHFESEAHRGDSHDAHVTLHYWSAPDPVDEARVVAAEVQTALAESAGKVAILVASRSHAQPIMAALRDVGVPYRAQDMDPLLSRPVVGDLLALTRALLHPADRLHMLAVLRSPMVGLSLADLLALTEHESLETEQGRPPAVIERLLEDAGPLSADGQLCLQRFLPVWRAALARLGRSPVERLVRSLWLSLGGPLCTDATGWQDAERFFAQLARLEGEQRLTLENLDQALERLYAAANADPALRVEIMTMHKAKGLQFNTVILPQLSRKRGQDDLPLLLLEEMLDGSILIAPRPARGRSHEDDRFYQWLLRRERQRLHEERKRLFYVAVTRAERKLVLCGVAADKNGVPEPQGELFKYVWCDDLPMRRIGHAAGGGAMAGAGQPQRVRPDWQRPPLPETLPVSWKRAVGEED